Proteins from one Congzhengia minquanensis genomic window:
- a CDS encoding MGDG synthase family glycosyltransferase — MKILFLSVPTGGGHHQAAKAMESYFAGRNDVECRMLDIAENVNSTLAEAVSKGYILSTTITPKIYGSLYDLLDMRTSPQGEVSKTIKFLSTAFRKKLYAYIEAFRPDVIVSTHLFATITINRIATHHPITAKLISIVTDFTIHPMWEQAKSDYYITASELLSYQAIKKWGAVENVLPLGIPISPKFSKKVPPAEARKALGIADKFTVLVMMGSMGYGTHTLDMLKKLDSLEEDFQILVVCGSNDKLKAKVDKMKRRKDILTYGFVNNVDVLMDACNCIITKPGGLSTSEALAKRLPILMLDPIPGQENRNKEFMLNNGIALNLSETFGADEAVYQLIHYPFKAMRLSENTQHFAKPHAARDLGEFMLEICSSEE, encoded by the coding sequence ATGAAAATACTTTTTCTATCCGTTCCGACAGGCGGCGGCCACCACCAGGCCGCAAAAGCAATGGAAAGCTATTTTGCAGGCCGCAACGATGTGGAGTGCAGAATGTTAGACATAGCGGAAAACGTAAATAGTACCCTGGCGGAAGCGGTCTCGAAAGGGTACATTCTTTCCACCACCATTACGCCGAAAATTTATGGGTCGCTGTATGACCTTTTAGACATGAGAACAAGCCCCCAGGGAGAGGTGTCTAAAACAATTAAATTTTTGTCTACGGCGTTCCGGAAAAAGCTGTATGCTTATATTGAGGCGTTCCGGCCGGATGTGATTGTGAGTACCCATCTTTTTGCTACCATCACAATAAACAGGATTGCAACACACCACCCCATAACGGCAAAGCTGATTTCAATTGTAACGGATTTTACCATACATCCTATGTGGGAGCAGGCAAAATCGGATTATTATATTACCGCGTCGGAACTTTTGTCCTACCAGGCAATTAAAAAGTGGGGCGCCGTTGAAAACGTTTTGCCTTTAGGAATTCCCATCAGCCCGAAGTTTTCAAAAAAGGTGCCGCCGGCAGAAGCAAGAAAAGCGCTTGGCATTGCTGACAAGTTCACAGTGCTTGTTATGATGGGCTCTATGGGTTATGGCACCCACACCCTCGACATGCTGAAAAAGCTGGATAGTTTAGAAGAAGATTTTCAAATTCTTGTGGTTTGCGGAAGCAACGACAAACTTAAAGCCAAGGTCGACAAAATGAAGCGCCGGAAGGATATTCTTACCTATGGTTTTGTGAACAATGTGGACGTTTTGATGGACGCCTGCAACTGTATTATTACAAAACCGGGCGGGCTTTCCACTTCCGAAGCGCTGGCCAAACGGCTGCCGATTTTAATGCTCGACCCCATTCCGGGTCAGGAGAACAGAAACAAGGAGTTTATGCTAAACAACGGCATTGCGCTAAATTTAAGCGAAACATTTGGCGCAGATGAAGCGGTTTACCAGCTCATTCATTATCCGTTTAAGGCAATGCGCCTTTCAGAAAATACACAGCATTTTGCAAAACCGCATGCCGCCCGGGACTTAGGGGAGTTTATGCTTGAAATTTGCAGCAGTGAAGAATGA
- a CDS encoding VOC family protein, producing the protein MANGKIAGCGFHHVALQTSSFERSLTFYIEGLGFQLRTKWTSGTGKQLALIDIGDGNYFELFSDGEAGEESEPKAGSFFHLALRVNDTRAAFERAVEHGGIPHVEPKDAVLGEHGEITASLSFVKGPDGEQIEFFQENA; encoded by the coding sequence ATGGCGAACGGCAAAATTGCAGGCTGCGGGTTTCACCATGTGGCACTGCAAACATCAAGTTTTGAAAGATCGTTGACGTTTTACATTGAGGGGCTGGGCTTTCAGCTCCGCACCAAATGGACGTCCGGCACAGGAAAGCAGCTGGCGTTAATTGATATTGGAGACGGAAACTATTTTGAGTTGTTTTCAGACGGCGAAGCAGGAGAAGAATCTGAGCCGAAGGCGGGCAGCTTTTTCCACCTGGCACTTCGCGTAAACGACACCCGCGCTGCGTTTGAACGTGCGGTTGAGCATGGAGGGATTCCTCACGTGGAACCGAAAGACGCGGTTTTAGGTGAGCACGGCGAAATCACTGCCTCTCTGTCCTTTGTCAAGGGGCCGGACGGCGAACAGATTGAATTTTTCCAGGAAAACGCTTAA
- a CDS encoding sugar phosphate isomerase/epimerase family protein has translation MKEISLQLYSIRDAITELGFEKVLDEVAKMGYTGVEFAGRGDVSAKDMKKYLDNAGLKAVSSHTGYAILKDELDAEMEYMGYLGAKYITCPSAPMGTLSQVEETAEVLNIVGKKMKENGFTLSYHNHAPELWLTVNGKRSLDYLYEITDPEYVKAQLDVFHVLRADVDPYEYVKQFAHRMPTIHLKQMLSCESKEDARAGDGVIDFRKIIDITSKTGTVEYIYEDEGRGDQLEMARVSAEFLLTI, from the coding sequence ATGAAAGAAATTTCTTTACAGCTCTATTCTATCAGAGACGCCATCACCGAACTGGGGTTTGAAAAAGTGCTGGACGAAGTGGCAAAAATGGGATATACCGGCGTGGAATTTGCAGGCCGGGGGGACGTATCTGCAAAAGACATGAAAAAATATTTAGACAATGCGGGGCTTAAGGCTGTCAGCTCCCATACGGGATATGCTATTTTAAAAGACGAGCTTGACGCTGAAATGGAATATATGGGTTATCTCGGCGCAAAATACATCACCTGCCCCTCCGCCCCCATGGGCACTCTGTCTCAGGTGGAGGAAACCGCCGAGGTCTTAAACATTGTAGGTAAAAAAATGAAGGAAAACGGCTTTACGTTAAGCTATCACAACCATGCGCCGGAGCTTTGGCTTACAGTAAATGGCAAACGGTCGCTTGACTACCTTTATGAAATTACCGACCCGGAATATGTGAAGGCCCAGCTGGACGTGTTCCACGTGCTCCGCGCAGATGTAGACCCCTACGAATATGTGAAGCAGTTTGCACACAGAATGCCCACCATCCACTTAAAACAAATGCTGTCCTGCGAGTCGAAAGAAGATGCACGGGCAGGGGACGGCGTTATCGATTTCCGGAAAATTATTGACATCACCTCAAAAACAGGCACGGTAGAATATATTTATGAGGACGAGGGCCGCGGCGACCAGCTTGAAATGGCGCGCGTTTCCGCAGAATTCCTTCTCACCATTTAA
- the aac(6') gene encoding aminoglycoside 6'-N-acetyltransferase — MDFRKAGPEDITELARLASALWNSHTTEELEKELSEILNSGEAAVFVAAGQGPLLGFAQCQLRHDYVEGTSFSPVGYLEGVYVEDACRGMGVARTLLEMCENWARQRGCKEFASDCELDNNGSFQFHIHSGFREANRIICFTKQL; from the coding sequence ATGGATTTTAGAAAGGCAGGGCCGGAGGACATCACAGAACTTGCGCGCCTGGCATCTGCATTGTGGAACAGCCACACCACAGAGGAACTGGAGAAAGAATTGAGCGAGATTTTAAATTCCGGAGAAGCTGCTGTTTTTGTGGCCGCCGGGCAGGGTCCCCTTTTGGGGTTTGCCCAGTGCCAGCTGCGGCATGACTATGTGGAGGGCACATCATTTTCGCCGGTGGGATATTTAGAGGGCGTTTATGTGGAGGACGCCTGCCGCGGGATGGGCGTTGCCAGAACACTGCTTGAAATGTGCGAAAACTGGGCAAGGCAGCGGGGATGCAAAGAGTTTGCCAGCGACTGTGAACTTGATAACAATGGCAGTTTTCAATTTCACATCCATTCGGGCTTCCGCGAAGCAAACAGAATTATCTGCTTTACAAAACAACTGTAA
- a CDS encoding GNAT family N-acetyltransferase gives MEDLSLIRPTSALKSKANDFKQEFFDFGEPVINGSALFDQLEFDDWLIHIQKSSRPETVQPDWVVADTFFAVRPQDNRLIGMIDIRHNLNNAFLSEYGGHIGYAVRPSERRKGYATQMLKLALAYAKSIGLKKVMLGCYADNTASYKTILKCGGILTETKPYADGKPMHICWITL, from the coding sequence ATGGAGGACTTAAGTTTAATTAGACCCACTTCTGCACTGAAAAGCAAAGCAAACGATTTTAAGCAGGAGTTTTTTGACTTTGGCGAACCTGTAATAAACGGCAGCGCCCTGTTCGATCAATTGGAGTTTGACGACTGGCTGATACATATACAAAAAAGCAGCCGCCCCGAAACCGTTCAGCCGGACTGGGTGGTGGCAGACACCTTTTTTGCAGTTCGTCCGCAAGACAATCGACTAATTGGAATGATTGACATTCGCCACAATTTAAACAACGCGTTTTTGTCGGAATACGGCGGGCATATTGGCTATGCCGTTCGGCCGTCTGAGCGCCGCAAAGGGTATGCCACGCAAATGCTGAAGCTGGCGCTTGCCTACGCAAAATCCATTGGGCTTAAAAAAGTAATGCTGGGATGTTATGCAGATAACACCGCGTCTTATAAAACCATTTTAAAATGCGGAGGAATTTTAACCGAGACAAAACCTTATGCCGACGGAAAACCCATGCACATCTGCTGGATTACACTTTAA
- a CDS encoding cyclic-di-AMP receptor — MKLVFAIVSNDDGNTVMRELNKAGFSVTKMASTGGFLRAGNTTLLVGTDEEKIQSVIDVISKYSAKRKQVVFSPEPYIGGAAGYTSFPAEIEVGGATIFVVDVERFEKV; from the coding sequence ATGAAACTTGTATTTGCAATTGTGAGCAACGACGACGGCAACACCGTAATGAGGGAACTGAACAAAGCAGGGTTTTCAGTAACAAAAATGGCGTCTACAGGCGGATTTCTGCGGGCCGGCAACACAACGCTTTTGGTGGGGACAGACGAGGAAAAAATACAGTCTGTGATTGATGTCATCTCCAAATACAGCGCAAAAAGGAAACAGGTTGTGTTCTCGCCCGAACCGTATATCGGCGGAGCAGCTGGCTACACCTCTTTCCCCGCAGAAATTGAAGTGGGCGGCGCAACAATTTTTGTTGTAGATGTGGAAAGGTTTGAAAAAGTCTGA
- the gltA gene encoding NADPH-dependent glutamate synthase — translation MPNMSPKKNEMPTQAPDVRNKNFKEVALGYMPETAIDEAKRCLNCKHKPCVAGCPVKIHIPAFIEKMAQGDFEGAYEIIAQSSSLPAVCGRVCPQETQCEQKCVRGIKGEPVAIGRLERFAADYHNANCKTAPQKPESNGHKVAVIGSGPSGLTCAGDLAKAGYEVTVFEALHLAGGVLVYGIPEFRLPKAIVQKEIDTLKELGVTVETNVVIGKSTSIDELMESGFEAVFIGSGAGLPRFMGIPGENLKGVYSANEFLTRVNLMKAYKDEPSTPIMHASKVAVVGGGNVAMDAARCAKRLGAKDVYIVYRRSMEELPARAEEVEHAQEEGIIFKLLTNPTEILPDENRFVGGMKCVEMELGEPDASGRRRPVVKEGSEFVLDVDCVIMSIGTSPNPLIKSTTEGLAVHKWGGIIADEETGKTSREGVYAGGDAVTGAATVILAMGAGKDAAKAIDEYIQSKNKE, via the coding sequence ATGCCGAACATGTCGCCGAAGAAAAACGAGATGCCAACCCAGGCACCGGACGTTAGAAATAAAAATTTTAAAGAAGTGGCGCTGGGATATATGCCGGAAACAGCAATAGACGAAGCAAAACGCTGCTTAAACTGTAAGCACAAGCCCTGTGTTGCCGGCTGCCCGGTGAAAATTCATATTCCTGCATTCATTGAAAAAATGGCCCAGGGAGATTTCGAAGGGGCATATGAGATTATTGCCCAATCCAGCTCATTGCCTGCAGTTTGCGGGCGCGTTTGTCCCCAGGAAACCCAGTGTGAGCAAAAGTGCGTTCGCGGTATTAAAGGCGAGCCTGTGGCCATTGGACGATTAGAGCGGTTTGCGGCAGATTACCACAACGCAAACTGTAAAACTGCGCCCCAAAAGCCGGAAAGCAACGGGCATAAGGTTGCGGTTATCGGTTCCGGCCCGTCTGGCCTTACCTGCGCCGGAGATTTGGCAAAGGCAGGCTATGAGGTTACGGTGTTTGAAGCACTGCATTTGGCCGGCGGTGTTTTGGTTTACGGAATTCCGGAATTCCGTCTGCCGAAGGCAATTGTGCAAAAGGAAATCGACACCTTAAAAGAGCTTGGCGTAACGGTTGAAACCAATGTGGTTATAGGAAAATCTACCTCAATTGACGAGCTGATGGAAAGCGGCTTCGAGGCGGTGTTCATTGGTTCTGGCGCGGGCCTTCCCCGGTTTATGGGAATTCCCGGCGAGAACTTAAAGGGCGTTTATTCCGCCAATGAGTTTTTAACCCGCGTTAATTTAATGAAGGCTTATAAAGACGAACCTTCCACACCGATTATGCACGCAAGCAAGGTTGCGGTTGTGGGCGGCGGCAACGTTGCAATGGACGCCGCGCGGTGCGCCAAACGGCTTGGGGCAAAGGATGTATATATTGTATATCGGCGCTCCATGGAAGAGCTGCCTGCAAGAGCGGAAGAGGTTGAGCACGCGCAGGAGGAAGGCATTATCTTTAAACTGCTGACCAACCCCACAGAAATTCTTCCCGATGAAAATAGGTTTGTGGGCGGCATGAAATGCGTTGAAATGGAACTGGGCGAACCCGATGCCTCCGGCCGACGCAGACCAGTGGTGAAAGAGGGGTCTGAATTTGTGCTGGATGTAGACTGCGTAATTATGTCTATCGGCACGTCGCCCAACCCGCTGATTAAATCCACTACGGAGGGTTTGGCCGTTCACAAATGGGGCGGCATTATTGCCGACGAGGAAACGGGTAAAACCTCCCGCGAGGGGGTTTATGCCGGCGGCGATGCGGTAACAGGCGCGGCAACGGTGATTTTGGCAATGGGCGCGGGAAAAGATGCGGCAAAAGCCATCGACGAATATATTCAGTCGAAAAACAAGGAATAA
- a CDS encoding sulfide/dihydroorotate dehydrogenase-like FAD/NAD-binding protein, whose product MFKIVKKKELNPTVTLMEIEAPLVAKKAEPGQFIILRADAAGERIPLTIADFDRDKGTVTIIYQIVGATTKHLNSLNVGDSLTDFVGPLGQATHTEGLKKVAVVGGGVGCAIAYPVTKKLHNLGCEVHAIVGFRSKDLLILEDEFRAASNKLVIMSDDGSVGEKGLVTDALKKLIDSGEQYDEVIAIGPLVMMKFVAKLTKEYGIKTVVSMNPIMIDGTGMCGGCRLSVGGEMKFACVDGPDFDGHLVDFDEAMERASMYKDFEKHAYDAECNLFQKEVK is encoded by the coding sequence GTGTTTAAAATTGTAAAAAAGAAAGAACTCAATCCCACCGTTACATTAATGGAGATTGAGGCGCCGTTGGTGGCAAAAAAAGCGGAGCCGGGACAGTTTATTATTTTAAGGGCAGATGCGGCTGGTGAACGGATTCCCCTCACCATTGCAGATTTTGACCGGGACAAAGGCACGGTTACGATTATATATCAAATTGTGGGCGCTACCACAAAGCATTTAAACAGCTTAAATGTTGGCGACAGCTTAACAGATTTTGTAGGGCCGTTGGGTCAGGCGACCCACACAGAGGGTTTGAAAAAAGTTGCCGTTGTAGGCGGCGGCGTTGGCTGCGCCATTGCATATCCCGTGACGAAAAAGCTTCACAATCTGGGGTGCGAGGTTCACGCAATTGTGGGCTTTCGCAGCAAGGATTTGTTAATATTAGAAGACGAATTCCGCGCGGCTTCCAACAAACTGGTTATCATGTCAGACGACGGCAGCGTAGGCGAAAAAGGTCTTGTTACCGACGCGCTGAAAAAACTGATTGACAGCGGAGAACAATATGACGAGGTTATCGCAATCGGCCCGCTTGTTATGATGAAATTTGTTGCGAAACTCACAAAAGAATATGGCATCAAAACGGTTGTCAGCATGAATCCCATTATGATTGACGGCACAGGAATGTGCGGCGGGTGCAGGCTGTCTGTCGGCGGGGAAATGAAATTTGCCTGTGTGGATGGTCCGGATTTTGACGGACACCTGGTGGACTTTGACGAGGCAATGGAGCGCGCCTCCATGTATAAAGACTTTGAAAAGCACGCATATGACGCCGAATGCAACCTGTTTCAGAAGGAGGTAAAATAA
- a CDS encoding Gfo/Idh/MocA family protein: protein MNDRKLRVGIIGTGGIAHSHMNQYVKMDDVEIVAGADLVPGKAKAFFEEYGLDNVKCDYKDHAELLDDESLKLDAVSICTYNRMHKPCTVYALKKGVNVLLEKPMCVELEEGLEIMKAEKESGKIVSIGFQPRFDPSMQLVKKIIQSGVLGKIYYIQTGGGRRRGIPASAQKTTFIEDATGGIGALGDIGCYSLDMVLNALGYPKPLTVTGYTSNFFGTNPKTFEGRGGAEVAKKFEVDDFAAAFVRLEDDLILDFRISWAINIDTPGDTLVIGTEGGLRIPSTDCWNGRVGGPLKIYHELAGEQTVTEIPLPKNDVNCVELKVRSFLDAIKTGGKAPVPTSQIIYNQAILSGIKKSAELKHEIKIEVPEI, encoded by the coding sequence ATGAATGACAGAAAATTAAGGGTCGGCATTATTGGAACCGGCGGCATTGCCCACTCCCACATGAACCAGTATGTGAAAATGGACGATGTGGAAATTGTGGCCGGCGCAGATTTAGTTCCAGGAAAAGCAAAAGCATTTTTTGAAGAATATGGTCTGGATAACGTAAAATGCGACTACAAAGACCACGCAGAGCTTTTGGACGACGAAAGCTTAAAATTAGACGCAGTAAGCATTTGTACATACAACAGAATGCACAAGCCCTGCACGGTTTATGCGCTGAAAAAAGGCGTAAATGTTCTTTTGGAAAAGCCCATGTGCGTAGAGCTTGAAGAGGGTCTGGAAATTATGAAGGCGGAAAAGGAAAGCGGAAAAATTGTTTCCATTGGTTTTCAGCCCAGGTTCGATCCCAGCATGCAGCTTGTGAAAAAAATTATTCAGTCCGGCGTTTTGGGCAAAATTTATTATATTCAAACCGGCGGCGGCAGACGCAGGGGTATTCCTGCCAGCGCTCAAAAAACCACGTTCATTGAAGACGCAACCGGCGGCATTGGCGCCCTGGGCGACATCGGGTGCTATTCGTTAGACATGGTATTGAATGCGCTGGGATATCCCAAACCCCTAACCGTTACGGGCTACACGTCAAACTTCTTCGGCACCAATCCGAAAACATTTGAAGGCCGCGGCGGCGCTGAGGTTGCGAAAAAATTTGAGGTTGACGACTTTGCGGCGGCTTTTGTCCGTTTAGAAGACGATTTAATTTTAGATTTTCGTATCTCCTGGGCAATCAACATCGACACGCCGGGAGACACGCTGGTTATCGGCACGGAGGGCGGCTTGAGAATTCCGTCTACCGACTGCTGGAACGGCCGTGTGGGCGGGCCTTTAAAAATTTACCATGAGCTTGCCGGCGAACAGACCGTGACAGAAATTCCGCTGCCGAAAAACGACGTGAACTGTGTGGAACTGAAAGTCCGTTCTTTCTTAGACGCAATTAAAACAGGCGGAAAGGCGCCGGTTCCCACAAGCCAGATTATTTATAACCAGGCAATTTTGTCCGGCATTAAAAAATCTGCGGAATTAAAACACGAAATTAAAATTGAAGTTCCTGAAATTTAA
- the dnaX gene encoding DNA polymerase III subunit gamma/tau, with protein sequence MNADLKKCMMLHKAAGFVPIKPRRIDAAFFSLEANLFCGGGRVAYQAIYRRWRPTVFDDVVGQEHITKTLKNQIMNNSTAHAYLFCGTRGTGKTSTAKILARAVNCLNPKDGNPCNECSVCRGLLDESILDVTELDGASKNKVENIRDIIDDVMFLPSVARKKVYIIDEVHMVTQQAFNALLKTLEEPPEHVMFILATTELNKVPITVLSRCQQFEFRRITNKDISGRMEKILAADGYEAEGAALSLIAELGDGSMRDSLSVLDKCVGASDGKLAYDDVVKIVGIADNDALYSLSVCIASGDTKAALEKIDEVIEKGKELGLFAERLMKYLRDVLVVKITGNAEEFLNTSAENRNKIEELTEQFSKERLIRAIDLLCAASAQARYSGFPRTLYEMALVKMCEPEMEETEEALLDRISVLEQKVKEGVIPISAAPADGGPRQAADAPPWDTQEDLKVNQRADTALPVKKEKAKPAEEHTDQPAAPAAGGTDAASRWPEIMNYVKSHGGMPIFPHLALVQAKMVNGKLCVVFGDNALVSKSVISKPANVKLIEEAAKSVTGEDIPVACVTSREIGIEGDDPLKKLEELSKTHSEIEFI encoded by the coding sequence GTGAACGCAGATTTAAAAAAGTGTATGATGTTACACAAAGCGGCAGGCTTTGTGCCAATAAAACCGCGCAGAATTGACGCGGCTTTTTTCAGTTTAGAAGCAAATTTGTTTTGCGGAGGTGGGCGTGTGGCATATCAGGCCATATACAGACGGTGGCGGCCGACAGTGTTTGACGATGTTGTGGGTCAGGAGCATATTACAAAAACCTTGAAAAACCAGATTATGAACAACTCCACAGCGCACGCATACCTTTTTTGCGGAACCAGGGGAACAGGAAAAACCTCCACAGCTAAAATTCTGGCAAGGGCGGTGAACTGTTTAAACCCGAAAGACGGAAATCCCTGCAACGAATGCAGTGTTTGCCGCGGCCTGCTGGACGAGTCTATTTTAGACGTAACTGAACTCGACGGCGCTTCGAAAAACAAGGTGGAAAACATCCGCGATATTATTGACGACGTGATGTTCCTTCCCTCTGTGGCGCGTAAAAAGGTCTATATTATTGACGAGGTGCACATGGTGACGCAGCAGGCCTTTAACGCCCTCTTAAAAACGCTGGAGGAGCCGCCGGAGCATGTGATGTTCATTCTTGCCACCACAGAATTAAACAAGGTGCCCATTACAGTGCTTTCCAGATGCCAGCAGTTTGAGTTTCGCCGGATTACGAATAAAGACATATCCGGGCGGATGGAGAAAATTTTAGCCGCAGACGGCTATGAGGCAGAAGGCGCGGCCCTTTCCTTAATTGCTGAGCTGGGAGACGGATCCATGCGCGATTCTTTAAGCGTTTTAGACAAGTGCGTCGGCGCGTCAGACGGCAAGCTTGCCTATGACGACGTGGTAAAGATTGTGGGAATTGCAGACAATGATGCGCTTTATTCCCTGTCTGTGTGCATTGCATCAGGGGACACAAAGGCGGCCCTTGAAAAGATTGATGAAGTGATTGAAAAGGGCAAGGAGCTGGGCCTGTTTGCAGAACGGCTGATGAAATATCTGCGGGACGTTCTAGTGGTAAAAATTACAGGAAACGCCGAGGAGTTTCTAAACACATCGGCGGAAAATAGAAACAAAATAGAAGAGCTGACCGAGCAGTTTTCAAAAGAGCGGCTGATTCGCGCAATCGACCTTTTGTGTGCGGCTTCGGCCCAAGCCAGATATTCCGGCTTTCCGCGCACCCTTTATGAGATGGCGCTGGTGAAAATGTGTGAACCGGAAATGGAGGAAACGGAAGAGGCCCTGTTAGACAGGATTTCTGTTTTAGAACAGAAGGTGAAAGAAGGCGTTATTCCAATTTCGGCCGCGCCTGCTGACGGCGGCCCACGCCAGGCGGCCGATGCGCCGCCATGGGATACGCAAGAAGATTTAAAAGTGAACCAAAGGGCAGACACGGCTTTGCCGGTGAAAAAGGAAAAAGCAAAACCGGCAGAGGAACACACAGACCAACCAGCCGCTCCGGCGGCAGGGGGAACAGATGCAGCTTCCCGCTGGCCGGAAATTATGAATTATGTAAAATCTCACGGCGGCATGCCGATTTTTCCGCACCTGGCATTGGTTCAGGCCAAAATGGTAAACGGAAAGCTGTGTGTTGTGTTTGGCGATAATGCGCTGGTGTCGAAAAGCGTAATTTCAAAGCCGGCAAATGTGAAACTGATTGAAGAAGCGGCGAAAAGCGTTACGGGGGAGGACATTCCTGTTGCCTGCGTAACGTCCCGTGAAATCGGAATTGAGGGCGACGACCCGCTGAAAAAGCTGGAAGAATTGAGTAAAACTCATTCAGAAATAGAATTTATTTAA
- a CDS encoding YbaB/EbfC family nucleoid-associated protein: protein MAQGNKFTGGGNHKMNTVIKQAQMMQEEMNRVQEELEEKTIETAAGGGKVKVVMKGTKEITSLKIDPEIVDPEDTEMLEDLVTVAVNDAIRQIEEMMEEGMNSITGGMNIPGLF from the coding sequence ATGGCACAGGGAAATAAATTTACAGGCGGCGGAAATCATAAAATGAACACCGTTATCAAACAGGCTCAGATGATGCAGGAAGAAATGAACCGCGTGCAGGAGGAGCTGGAGGAAAAAACTATTGAAACCGCAGCCGGAGGCGGCAAGGTAAAAGTGGTTATGAAGGGAACAAAGGAAATTACGTCCCTGAAAATAGACCCGGAAATCGTAGATCCGGAAGATACGGAAATGTTAGAAGATTTGGTTACAGTGGCGGTGAACGACGCGATCCGCCAGATAGAGGAAATGATGGAGGAAGGAATGAACTCCATAACCGGCGGGATGAATATCCCCGGTTTATTTTAA
- a CDS encoding DNA alkylation repair protein, with product MNTKLEQDIQAQLFALQDLKYRDFHAKLVPTVDKDCYIGVRTPVLRKFAKDFSKQPEAMEFLEMLPHKYIEENNLHAFLIETVKDFDTALIYTEKFLPFINNWATCDLFSPKLFKKHPNEVYEKIKLWLKSGHTYTVRYGIVTLLANYLDSEFRPEMLDLVADIRSEEYYINMAIAWYFSIALIKQYDHALPYLKNKRLDKWVHNKAIQKAVESYRIPLETKQYLKSLKEK from the coding sequence ATGAACACAAAACTGGAACAGGACATTCAGGCGCAGCTGTTTGCCCTGCAGGACTTAAAATACCGGGACTTTCATGCAAAACTGGTTCCAACTGTTGATAAAGACTGCTACATCGGTGTGCGCACGCCTGTTTTGCGGAAATTTGCGAAAGACTTTTCTAAACAGCCGGAGGCAATGGAATTTTTAGAAATGCTTCCTCACAAGTATATTGAAGAAAACAACCTTCATGCCTTTTTAATTGAAACAGTTAAGGATTTTGACACGGCTCTTATCTATACGGAAAAGTTTCTGCCCTTTATTAACAACTGGGCCACCTGCGATTTGTTTTCTCCAAAGCTGTTTAAAAAGCACCCAAACGAGGTGTATGAAAAAATAAAGCTTTGGCTGAAAAGCGGCCACACCTATACTGTGCGGTATGGGATTGTAACCCTGCTTGCAAATTATTTAGACAGCGAATTTCGTCCCGAAATGCTGGATTTGGTTGCCGATATCCGGTCGGAGGAATATTACATAAACATGGCAATCGCCTGGTATTTCAGCATTGCGCTAATCAAACAGTATGACCACGCCCTCCCGTACCTGAAAAACAAACGGCTGGACAAATGGGTGCACAACAAGGCCATTCAAAAGGCTGTGGAAAGCTACCGCATTCCTTTAGAAACGAAACAATATTTAAAAAGCTTAAAAGAGAAGTAA